A region from the Ammospiza caudacuta isolate bAmmCau1 chromosome 4, bAmmCau1.pri, whole genome shotgun sequence genome encodes:
- the KIAA0232 gene encoding uncharacterized protein KIAA0232 homolog isoform X3 encodes MRPICTVVVDGLPSESSSSSYPGPVSVSEMSLLHALGPVQTWLGQELEKCGIDAMIYTRYVLSLLLHDSYDYDLQEQENDIFLGWEKGAYKKWGKSKKKCSDLTLEEMKKQAAVQCLRSASDESSGIETLVEELCSKLKDLQSKQEEKIHKKLEGSLTPETDLSPTAKDQVEMYYEAFPPLSEKPVCLQEIMTVWNKSKVCSYSSSSSSSTVPPTSTDTSSPKDCNSESEVTKDRSNKVSATVQERTQQKKSKNEKENKFSNNTVEEKPVLYKKQVRHKSEGKMRPRSWSSGSSEAGSSSSGNQGEYKASMKCIKVRHKTREVRSKKGRNGQSRLSVKSGEKVDRKVHSGSSSSSSSGSIKQLCKRGKRPLKEIGRKEAGGSDGKDLYLDSRNEKEYKEEPLWYTEPITEYFVPLSRKSKLETTYRNREDIGGVTSEAVEELSESVHGLCISNNNTHKTYLAAGTFIDGHFVEMPAVLNEDIDLTGTSICSQPEDDKYLDDVHLSELTHFYEVDIDQSMLDPGASDTMQGESRILNMIRQKSKEKTDFEAECCIVLDGMELQGESAIWTDSTSSVGAEGWFLQDLSNLAQFWECCSSSSSGDADGESFGGDSPIRFSPILDSTMLNSHMLAGNQELFSDINEGSGINSCFSVFEVQCSNSVLPFSFETLNLGNENADSSSTANILGKTQSRLLIWTKNSAFDENEHCSNLSTRTCSPWSHSEETRSDNETINIPYEESTQFNAEDINYVVPRVSSNYVDEEILDFLPEETCQQQARSLGEMPTLIFKKKSKLESVCGIQLEQKAESKDYETTQGCRESSPHGDGYSSGVIKDIWTNMTDRNSAAMVEIEGIEDELFSTDVNNYCCCLDTEAKVETLQEPNKAVQRSEYHLWEGQKENVEKRAFVSNDLSKVDGGDYTTPSKPWDVNQDKENSFILGGVYGELKTFNSDGEWAVVPPGHSKGSLLQCAASDVVTIAGTDVFMTPGNSFAPGHRQLWRPFVSFEQNEQSKSGDNGLNKGFSFIFHEDLLGACGNFQVEEPGLEYSFSSFDLNNPFSQVLHVECSFEPEGIASFSPSFKPKSILCSDSDSEVLHPRICGVDRTQYRAIRISPRTHFRPISASELSPGGGSESEFESEKDEGGIAVPPQVDVFEDPQADLKPLEEDAEKEGHYYGKSELESGKFLPRLKKSGMEKSAQTSLDSQEESAGMLPVGNQDPCLECSMKESLEGRVVESSKVNCRIVEPREETGRFCSCKAGCHFPTYEDNPVSSGEHEERMSGSQEKQCWWEKALYSPLFPASQCEECYTNAKGENGVGELADVKEVSNDDEHLLDFNMVSSVYEARCADDINAETKPNGFRKKIYSSDSSSSEDTASEGGSEWADPCEEELFSRTQL; translated from the exons GAGAATGACATcttcctgggctgggaaaagggagcttacaagaaatggggaaagagtaAGAAAAAGTGCTCTGATCTAACACTagaggaaatgaaaaaacaGGCTGCTGTCCAGTGTCTTCGCTCTGCTTCTGATGAA agctctgggattGAAACGTTAGTGGAGGAGCTTTGCTCCAAACTGAAAGACCTTCAGAGTAAGCAAG aggagaagatTCACAAAAAGTTAGAAGGCTCTTTGACTCCTGAGACTGATTTATCTCCCACAGCAAAGGATCAAGTAGAAAT gtACTATGAAgcatttcctcctctttctgaAAAGCCAGTTTGCCTGCAGGAAATTATGACTGTATGGAATAAATCCAAAGTATGCTCTTACTCTAGCTCCTCATCTTCATCCACTGTTCCACCAACTAGCACGGATACATCTTCTCCAAAGGACTGCAATAGTGAAAGTGAAGTAACTAAAGACCGAAGTAATAAAGTATCTGCCACTGTACAGGAAAGAACCCAGCAGAAGAAGAGTAAAAAcgagaaagaaaacaagttcAGTAACAACACCGTTGAGGAGAAGCCTGTTTTGTACAAAAAGCAAGTCCGACATAAATCTGAAGGGAAGATGCGTCCCCGCTCCTGGTCATCAGGATCCAGTGAGGCTGGCTCAAGTTCTAGTGGTAATCAAGGTGAATACAAGGCATCCATGAAATGTATTAAAGTGAGACACAAAACAAGAGAGGTTCGGAGTAAAAAAGGGCGGAatgggcagagcaggctgtcaGTGAAATCTGGTGAAAAGGTTGATAGAAAAGTCCACAGcggaagcagcagcagcagcagcagcgggtcCATCAAACAACTGTGCAAAAGAGGTAAAAGGCCATTAAAagaaattggaagaaaagaagctGGTGGTAGTGATGGAAAAGATTTGTATTTAGACAGTAGAAACGAAAAGGAATATAAAGAAGAGCCCTTGTGGTATACTGAGCCGATTACGGAGTACTTTGTTCCTCTTAGCAGAAAAAGCAAGCTGGAGACTACGTACCGCAACAGAGAAGATATAGGTGGAGTAACATCAGAGGCTGTAGAAGAGTTGTCTGAATCAGTGCATGGTCTTTGTATTAGCAACAATAATACTCATAAAACATACCTCGCAGCAGGTACTTTCATCGATGGTCACTTTGTAGAAATGCCTGCAGTTCTAAATGAGGATATTGACCTCACTGGGACCTCAATATGTTCTCAACCAGAGGACGACAAGTATTTAGATGATGTTCATCTGTCAGAACTAACGCACTTCTATGAAGTGGATATTGATCAATCCATGTTGGATCCTGGTGCCTCAGATACGATGCAAGGGGAGAGTCGGATTTTAAATATGATTCGACAGAAGAGTAAAGAAAAAACTGATTTTGAGGCAGAATGTTGCATAGTGTTAGATGGAATGGAGTTGCAAGGGGAAAGTGCAATATGGACTGATTCGACCAGCTCTGTTGGTGCTGAAGGGTGGTTCTTGCAAGATCTTAGTAATTTAGCTCAATTTTGGGAGTGCTGTTCATCTTCTAGTTCTGGTGATGCAGATGGGGAAAGTTTTGGAGGAGATTCTCCGATCAGATTCTCCCCCATCCTAGACAGCACAATGCTTAATTCACACATGCTTGCTGGCAATCAAGAGCTCTTTTCAGATATTAATGAAGGGTCTGGTATAAACTCttgtttttcagtgtttgaAGTGCAATGCAGTAACTCTGTTTTAccattttcttttgaaacacTCAACTTGGGAAATGAAAATGCAGATTCTAGTAGCACTGCTAATATTCTTGGGAAAACACAGTCTAGATTGCTAATATGGACCAAAAATAGTGCCTTTGATGAAAATGAACACTGTTCTAATCTTTCAACAAGAACCTGTAGTCCATGGTCACACTCGGAAGAAACACGTTCAGACAATGAGACTATAAATATTCCATATGAAGAATCCACGCAATTTAATGCAGAAGATATTAATTATGTAGTTCCTAGAGTGTCTTCGAATTATGTAGATGAAGAAATTCTAGATTTTCTGCCAGAAGAAACCTGCCAGCAACAAGCTAGAAGTTTAGGAGAAATGCCCACTTTGattttcaaaaagaaatctAAGCTAGAATCTGTCTGTGGTATTCAGCtagaacaaaaagcagaaagtaaAGACTATGAAACTACACAAGGGTGTAGGGAAAGCAGTCCACATGGAGATGGCTACAGCTCAGGGGTTATTAAAGATATTTGGACAAATATGACAGACAGAAATTCTGCAGCAATGGTAGAAATAGAAGGAATAGAAGATGAATTGTTTTCAACTGATGTAAATAACTATTGCTGCTGTTTGGATACAGAAGCAAAAGTTGAAACCCTCCAGGAACCCAATAAAGCAGTGCAAAGATCAGAGTATCACCTTTGGGAAGGTCAAAAGGAGAATGTAGAGAAGAGAGCCTTTGTCTCAAATGATTTATCAAAAGTAGATGGTGGTGACTATACCACACCATCAAAACCCTGGGATGTTAACCAGGATAAAGAAAACTCATTTATACTTGGTGGTGTGTATGGGGAGCTCAAAACATTTAACAGTGATGGAGAAtgggcagtggtgccacctggtCACTCAAAGGGGAGCTTACTGCAGTGTGCAGCTTCCGATGTGGTGACAATAGCTGGCACAGATGTTTTTATGACTCCAGGTAATAGCTTTGCCCCTGGGCACAGGCAATTATGGAGGCCGTTTGTGTCATTTGAACAGAACGAGCAATCCAAGAGTGGAGATAATGGATTAAATAAgggtttttcttttatcttccaTGAAGACTTACTGGGAGCTTGTGGGAACTTTCAAGTCGAAGAACCAGGGCTTGAATACTCATTCTCTTCCTTTGACCTGAACAATCCATTTTCACAAGTTCTTCATGTAGAGTGTTCGTTTGAGCCAGAAGGAATTGCATCCTTCAGCCCTAGTTTTAAACCTAAGTCGATTCTGTGCTCTGATTCAGACAGTGAGGTTTTACACCCCAGGATATGTGGTGTGGATCGAACGCAGTACAGGGCTATACGGATTTCTCCCAGGACTCACTTTCGCCCAATTTCTGCATCTGAACTTTCTCCAGGTGGTGGAAGCGAGTCAGAATTTGAGTCGGAAAAAGATGAGGGGGGTATTGCTGTCCCTCCCCAAGTAGATGTATTTGAGGATCCGCAAGCAGATCTCAAACCTCTGGAAGAAGatgcagaaaaagaagggcATTATTATGGAAAATCAGAGCTTGAATCTGGAAAATTCCTTCCCAGATTAAAAAAGTCTGGAATGGAGAAGAGTGCACAGACATCGTTGGATTCCCAAGAAGAGTCGGCCGGCATGTTGCCAGTAGGAAACCAAGATCCCTGTTTAGAATGCAGTATGAAAGAATCTCTAGAAGGGAGAGTGGTGGAGAGCTCCAAAGTAAACTGCAGAATAGTGGAGCCACGTGAGGAGACTGGCAGGTTTTGCAGTTGTAAAGCAGGGTGTCATTTCCCCACGTATGAGGATAATCCTGTTTCTTCAGGAGAGCATGAAGAG AGAATGAGTGGCAGCCAGGAAAAGCAATGCTGGTGGGAAAAGGCGCTCTATTCTCCCCTTTTTCCTGCGTCACAATGTGAAG AGTGCTATACAAATGCCAAGGGAGAGAATGGTGTAGGAGAACTTGCAGATGTAAAGGAAGTATCCAATGATGATGAACATCTTTTAGATTTTAATATG GTTTCTTCTGTTTATGAAGCAAGATGTGCAGATGATATAAATGCTGAGACAAAACCAAATGGCTTCAGGAAGAAGATCTACTCCAGTGATAGCTCCAGCTCTGAAGACACAGCTTCAGAAGGTGGAAGCGAATGGGCTGATCCATGTGAGGAGGAGCTTTTTTCTCGAACTCAACTGTAA
- the KIAA0232 gene encoding uncharacterized protein KIAA0232 homolog isoform X1, whose product MRPICTVVVDGLPSESSSSSYPGPVSVSEMSLLHALGPVQTWLGQELEKCGIDAMIYTRYVLSLLLHDSYDYDLQEQENDIFLGWEKGAYKKWGKSKKKCSDLTLEEMKKQAAVQCLRSASDESSGIETLVEELCSKLKDLQSKQEEKIHKKLEGSLTPETDLSPTAKDQVEMYYEAFPPLSEKPVCLQEIMTVWNKSKVCSYSSSSSSSTVPPTSTDTSSPKDCNSESEVTKDRSNKVSATVQERTQQKKSKNEKENKFSNNTVEEKPVLYKKQVRHKSEGKMRPRSWSSGSSEAGSSSSGNQGEYKASMKCIKVRHKTREVRSKKGRNGQSRLSVKSGEKVDRKVHSGSSSSSSSGSIKQLCKRGKRPLKEIGRKEAGGSDGKDLYLDSRNEKEYKEEPLWYTEPITEYFVPLSRKSKLETTYRNREDIGGVTSEAVEELSESVHGLCISNNNTHKTYLAAGTFIDGHFVEMPAVLNEDIDLTGTSICSQPEDDKYLDDVHLSELTHFYEVDIDQSMLDPGASDTMQGESRILNMIRQKSKEKTDFEAECCIVLDGMELQGESAIWTDSTSSVGAEGWFLQDLSNLAQFWECCSSSSSGDADGESFGGDSPIRFSPILDSTMLNSHMLAGNQELFSDINEGSGINSCFSVFEVQCSNSVLPFSFETLNLGNENADSSSTANILGKTQSRLLIWTKNSAFDENEHCSNLSTRTCSPWSHSEETRSDNETINIPYEESTQFNAEDINYVVPRVSSNYVDEEILDFLPEETCQQQARSLGEMPTLIFKKKSKLESVCGIQLEQKAESKDYETTQGCRESSPHGDGYSSGVIKDIWTNMTDRNSAAMVEIEGIEDELFSTDVNNYCCCLDTEAKVETLQEPNKAVQRSEYHLWEGQKENVEKRAFVSNDLSKVDGGDYTTPSKPWDVNQDKENSFILGGVYGELKTFNSDGEWAVVPPGHSKGSLLQCAASDVVTIAGTDVFMTPGNSFAPGHRQLWRPFVSFEQNEQSKSGDNGLNKGFSFIFHEDLLGACGNFQVEEPGLEYSFSSFDLNNPFSQVLHVECSFEPEGIASFSPSFKPKSILCSDSDSEVLHPRICGVDRTQYRAIRISPRTHFRPISASELSPGGGSESEFESEKDEGGIAVPPQVDVFEDPQADLKPLEEDAEKEGHYYGKSELESGKFLPRLKKSGMEKSAQTSLDSQEESAGMLPVGNQDPCLECSMKESLEGRVVESSKVNCRIVEPREETGRFCSCKAGCHFPTYEDNPVSSGEHEERMSGSQEKQCWWEKALYSPLFPASQCEECYTNAKGENGVGELADVKEVSNDDEHLLDFNMVSLSMVWGRKFISYFIRVGYCIFPFITVLSLPSNEIPAKTFKSFSSLTLFFNVLCILSIFLKVPQGVVLWGVQPFVPTAVLLLDKQSQFPLGMLAICLS is encoded by the exons GAGAATGACATcttcctgggctgggaaaagggagcttacaagaaatggggaaagagtaAGAAAAAGTGCTCTGATCTAACACTagaggaaatgaaaaaacaGGCTGCTGTCCAGTGTCTTCGCTCTGCTTCTGATGAA agctctgggattGAAACGTTAGTGGAGGAGCTTTGCTCCAAACTGAAAGACCTTCAGAGTAAGCAAG aggagaagatTCACAAAAAGTTAGAAGGCTCTTTGACTCCTGAGACTGATTTATCTCCCACAGCAAAGGATCAAGTAGAAAT gtACTATGAAgcatttcctcctctttctgaAAAGCCAGTTTGCCTGCAGGAAATTATGACTGTATGGAATAAATCCAAAGTATGCTCTTACTCTAGCTCCTCATCTTCATCCACTGTTCCACCAACTAGCACGGATACATCTTCTCCAAAGGACTGCAATAGTGAAAGTGAAGTAACTAAAGACCGAAGTAATAAAGTATCTGCCACTGTACAGGAAAGAACCCAGCAGAAGAAGAGTAAAAAcgagaaagaaaacaagttcAGTAACAACACCGTTGAGGAGAAGCCTGTTTTGTACAAAAAGCAAGTCCGACATAAATCTGAAGGGAAGATGCGTCCCCGCTCCTGGTCATCAGGATCCAGTGAGGCTGGCTCAAGTTCTAGTGGTAATCAAGGTGAATACAAGGCATCCATGAAATGTATTAAAGTGAGACACAAAACAAGAGAGGTTCGGAGTAAAAAAGGGCGGAatgggcagagcaggctgtcaGTGAAATCTGGTGAAAAGGTTGATAGAAAAGTCCACAGcggaagcagcagcagcagcagcagcgggtcCATCAAACAACTGTGCAAAAGAGGTAAAAGGCCATTAAAagaaattggaagaaaagaagctGGTGGTAGTGATGGAAAAGATTTGTATTTAGACAGTAGAAACGAAAAGGAATATAAAGAAGAGCCCTTGTGGTATACTGAGCCGATTACGGAGTACTTTGTTCCTCTTAGCAGAAAAAGCAAGCTGGAGACTACGTACCGCAACAGAGAAGATATAGGTGGAGTAACATCAGAGGCTGTAGAAGAGTTGTCTGAATCAGTGCATGGTCTTTGTATTAGCAACAATAATACTCATAAAACATACCTCGCAGCAGGTACTTTCATCGATGGTCACTTTGTAGAAATGCCTGCAGTTCTAAATGAGGATATTGACCTCACTGGGACCTCAATATGTTCTCAACCAGAGGACGACAAGTATTTAGATGATGTTCATCTGTCAGAACTAACGCACTTCTATGAAGTGGATATTGATCAATCCATGTTGGATCCTGGTGCCTCAGATACGATGCAAGGGGAGAGTCGGATTTTAAATATGATTCGACAGAAGAGTAAAGAAAAAACTGATTTTGAGGCAGAATGTTGCATAGTGTTAGATGGAATGGAGTTGCAAGGGGAAAGTGCAATATGGACTGATTCGACCAGCTCTGTTGGTGCTGAAGGGTGGTTCTTGCAAGATCTTAGTAATTTAGCTCAATTTTGGGAGTGCTGTTCATCTTCTAGTTCTGGTGATGCAGATGGGGAAAGTTTTGGAGGAGATTCTCCGATCAGATTCTCCCCCATCCTAGACAGCACAATGCTTAATTCACACATGCTTGCTGGCAATCAAGAGCTCTTTTCAGATATTAATGAAGGGTCTGGTATAAACTCttgtttttcagtgtttgaAGTGCAATGCAGTAACTCTGTTTTAccattttcttttgaaacacTCAACTTGGGAAATGAAAATGCAGATTCTAGTAGCACTGCTAATATTCTTGGGAAAACACAGTCTAGATTGCTAATATGGACCAAAAATAGTGCCTTTGATGAAAATGAACACTGTTCTAATCTTTCAACAAGAACCTGTAGTCCATGGTCACACTCGGAAGAAACACGTTCAGACAATGAGACTATAAATATTCCATATGAAGAATCCACGCAATTTAATGCAGAAGATATTAATTATGTAGTTCCTAGAGTGTCTTCGAATTATGTAGATGAAGAAATTCTAGATTTTCTGCCAGAAGAAACCTGCCAGCAACAAGCTAGAAGTTTAGGAGAAATGCCCACTTTGattttcaaaaagaaatctAAGCTAGAATCTGTCTGTGGTATTCAGCtagaacaaaaagcagaaagtaaAGACTATGAAACTACACAAGGGTGTAGGGAAAGCAGTCCACATGGAGATGGCTACAGCTCAGGGGTTATTAAAGATATTTGGACAAATATGACAGACAGAAATTCTGCAGCAATGGTAGAAATAGAAGGAATAGAAGATGAATTGTTTTCAACTGATGTAAATAACTATTGCTGCTGTTTGGATACAGAAGCAAAAGTTGAAACCCTCCAGGAACCCAATAAAGCAGTGCAAAGATCAGAGTATCACCTTTGGGAAGGTCAAAAGGAGAATGTAGAGAAGAGAGCCTTTGTCTCAAATGATTTATCAAAAGTAGATGGTGGTGACTATACCACACCATCAAAACCCTGGGATGTTAACCAGGATAAAGAAAACTCATTTATACTTGGTGGTGTGTATGGGGAGCTCAAAACATTTAACAGTGATGGAGAAtgggcagtggtgccacctggtCACTCAAAGGGGAGCTTACTGCAGTGTGCAGCTTCCGATGTGGTGACAATAGCTGGCACAGATGTTTTTATGACTCCAGGTAATAGCTTTGCCCCTGGGCACAGGCAATTATGGAGGCCGTTTGTGTCATTTGAACAGAACGAGCAATCCAAGAGTGGAGATAATGGATTAAATAAgggtttttcttttatcttccaTGAAGACTTACTGGGAGCTTGTGGGAACTTTCAAGTCGAAGAACCAGGGCTTGAATACTCATTCTCTTCCTTTGACCTGAACAATCCATTTTCACAAGTTCTTCATGTAGAGTGTTCGTTTGAGCCAGAAGGAATTGCATCCTTCAGCCCTAGTTTTAAACCTAAGTCGATTCTGTGCTCTGATTCAGACAGTGAGGTTTTACACCCCAGGATATGTGGTGTGGATCGAACGCAGTACAGGGCTATACGGATTTCTCCCAGGACTCACTTTCGCCCAATTTCTGCATCTGAACTTTCTCCAGGTGGTGGAAGCGAGTCAGAATTTGAGTCGGAAAAAGATGAGGGGGGTATTGCTGTCCCTCCCCAAGTAGATGTATTTGAGGATCCGCAAGCAGATCTCAAACCTCTGGAAGAAGatgcagaaaaagaagggcATTATTATGGAAAATCAGAGCTTGAATCTGGAAAATTCCTTCCCAGATTAAAAAAGTCTGGAATGGAGAAGAGTGCACAGACATCGTTGGATTCCCAAGAAGAGTCGGCCGGCATGTTGCCAGTAGGAAACCAAGATCCCTGTTTAGAATGCAGTATGAAAGAATCTCTAGAAGGGAGAGTGGTGGAGAGCTCCAAAGTAAACTGCAGAATAGTGGAGCCACGTGAGGAGACTGGCAGGTTTTGCAGTTGTAAAGCAGGGTGTCATTTCCCCACGTATGAGGATAATCCTGTTTCTTCAGGAGAGCATGAAGAG AGAATGAGTGGCAGCCAGGAAAAGCAATGCTGGTGGGAAAAGGCGCTCTATTCTCCCCTTTTTCCTGCGTCACAATGTGAAG AGTGCTATACAAATGCCAAGGGAGAGAATGGTGTAGGAGAACTTGCAGATGTAAAGGAAGTATCCAATGATGATGAACATCTTTTAGATTTTAATATGGTAAGTTTGTCAATGGTTTGGGGGAGGAagtttatttcttattttataagGGTGGGCTACTGCATCTTTCCTTTCATCACAGTTCTCAGTCTACCCTCAAATGAAATTCCTGCAAAAACCTTCAAAAGCTTCTCTTCTCttactttgttttttaatgtcCTCTGCATCTTGAGCATCTTTCTAAAAGTTCCTCAGGGTGTTGTACTTTGGGGAGTACAACCCTTTGTACCAACAGCTGTGCTTCTATTAGATAAGCAAAGCCAGTTTCCTTTGGGAATGCTTGCCATTTGCTTGTCATGA